A genomic window from Camelina sativa cultivar DH55 chromosome 2, Cs, whole genome shotgun sequence includes:
- the LOC104724511 gene encoding uncharacterized protein At5g49945-like, translating to MSRSFSLISLALIYYLFLHHHLLVASQFEGFDAEDDDVSDDSSHLHTLPPPLITQSHSLLPDLELEPEPEQTESDPDLVPESDPEPQSTPFEYWDEDEFEGLPTEVETLESPLITENITTHANSKTLDLNTSSGAQEDATSTTDPLMKKKTKSYAVEIACVCFLIALTINYFVGKRENESLALAWAAKFAAKDTIFHKNFSILGVSEGEDSPLLLKESLNVFKFYASGRRYCHGLLATIELKSRHDLISRLFNLVLPCKDEITFEVYMNEETMDQVVLAIVRKKAVKTMLKETKDLRRSALILPFGRKWVSDELAVISESKEVAANMITDSVLDLVLGDNAVDKYGKNFISMHISDQHPGKHKKMLLFKFSLPDAKHMDDIVRLVALIPYYIDLVGRYRLSSQARIKTESGRQKAAEEAHKELHSARQEALQKKKAEKKKIMEEAEAKLSAEVIRKKEEKERARQVKKAMPKMKMSRSH from the exons ATGAGCCGATCGTTTTCATTAATCTCCTTGGCTCTCATCTACTACCTCTTCCTTCATCACCACCTTCTCGTAGCTTCTCAATTCGAAGGATTCGATGCTGAAGACGACGATGTCTCCGACGATTCCTCTCACCTCCACacccttcctcctcctcttatcaCTCAGTCGCACTCATTACTCCCCGATCTGGAGTTGGAACCGGAACCGGAACAAACCGAATCTGACCCCGATCTCGTCCCTGAATCAGACCCCGAGCCTCAATCCACGCCATTTGAATACTGGGATGAAGACGAGTTCGAAGGACTACCTACGGAGGTAGAGACACTTGAATCACCATTGATTACAGAAAACATCACTACTCATGCTAATTCAAAGACGTTAGATCTCAACACTTCTTCGGGCGCTCAAGAAGATGCTACTAGTACTACTGATccgttgatgaagaagaagacaaagtcgTACGCGGTGGAGATCGCTTGCGTCTGTTTCTTAATCGCTCTCACAATCAACTACTTCGTCGGCAAACGTGAGAACGAGAGTCTCGCGTTAGCTTGGGCGGCTAAATTCGCTGCCAAGGATACAATATTCCATAAGAATTTTAGTATCTTAGGAGTTAGTGAAGGAGAGGATTCGCCATTGTTGTTGAAAGAATCGTTGAATGTGTTCAAATTCTACGCCAGTGGTCGTAGGTACTGCCATGGATTGCTGGCTACTATAGAGCTTAAGAGCAGACACGATCTGATCTCTAGGCTTTTTAATTTGGTGCTTCCTTGTAAAGATGAGATTACTTTTGAAGTTTATATGAATGAAGAAACTATGGATCAGGTTGTGTTGGCTATTGTGAGGAAGAAGGCTGTGAAGACGATGTTAAAGGAGACGAAGGATTTGCGGAGATCTGCTTTGATTCTTCCTTTTGGGAGGAAATGGGTGTCAGATGAGTTAGCTGTCATCTCTGAATCCAAGGAAGTAGCTGCTAATATGATCACTGACTCTGTGCTTGATCTG GTTTTGGGTGACAACGCTGTGGATAAGTATGGGAAGAATTTCATCTCGATGCATATATCTGACCAACACCCTGGCAAGCACAAGAAGATGCTGCTTTTCAAGTTTTCCTTACCCGATGCTAAACATATGGATGATATCGTCCGGTTGGTGGCGCTAATTCCATATTACATCGACTTAGTAGGACGATACAGACTCAGCTCCCAG GCGCGGATCAAAACTGAGAGTGGTAGGCAAAAGGCAGCAGAGGAAGCACACAAGGAACTTCACAGCGCGAGGCAAGAGGCATTGCAGAAGAAAAAagcagaaaagaagaagatcatggaGGAAGCGGAAGCAAAGCTGAGCGCAGAAGTGATaaggaagaaagaggaaaaagaaagagcAAGGCAGGTGAAAAAGGCAATGCCGAAAATGAAGATGAGCCGTAGTCACTAG
- the LOC104724519 gene encoding nifU-like protein 2, chloroplastic → MQLLAALNPAAVSRTPPQTLDHSSSSSSCFLSSAQSLSSQRGFGLLVARPRRGLPSRSLSSRQLFRRSKVVQAVATPDPILEVPLTEENVESVLDEIRPYLMSDGGNVALHEIDGNIVRVKLQGACGSCPSSTMTMKMGIERRLMEKIPEIVAVEAVPDEETGLEMNEENIEKVLEEIRPYLIGTTDGSLELVEIEDPIVKIRITGPAAGVMTVRVAVTQKLREKIPSIAAVQLI, encoded by the exons ATGCAATTGCTGGCGGCGCTAAACCCGGCGGCCGTTTCCAGGACGCCGCCGCAAACCCTAGATCATTCTTCGTCATCCtcctcttgttttctttcttctgctcAG AGTTTGAGCTCGCAACGCGGTTTTGGTCTCCTCGTAGCTAGGCCTCGACGGGGATTACCATCTAGGTCTTTATCGAGTCGACAGCTTTTCCGACGATCCAAAG TTGTACAGGCAGTAGCAACCCCAGATCCAATCTTGGAAGTACCTCTAACTGAGGAAAATGTAGAGAGCGTTCTGGACGAAATCAGACCATACCTTATGTCTGATGGTGGTAATGTGGCGTTACATGAGATCGATGGAAACATTGTGCGAGTGAAGCTGCAGGGAGCGTGTGGATCATGCCCAAGTTCTACTATGACAATGAAGATGGGTATTGAGCGTCGCCTAATGGAAAAGATCCCTGAAATAGTTGCTGTGGAAGCAGTTCCAGATGAAGAGACTGGCCTTGAAATGAATGAGGAAAACATTGAAAAG GTACTGGAAGAAATCAGGCCGTACTTGATCGGAACAACAGATGGATCGCTTGAACTGGTGGAGATTGAAGATCCGATAGTGAAGATAAGAATCACAGGACCTGCTGCTGGAGTCATGACAGTTCGAGTAGCAGTCACTCAGAAACTCAGAGAGAAAATCCCATCAATCGCAGCTGTTcaacttatatag